One window from the genome of Chlamydiales bacterium encodes:
- the murB gene encoding UDP-N-acetylmuramate dehydrogenase, whose amino-acid sequence MISYDDFKKNELLSKVSTFRLGGPADYCIEARDIETLIQVLHFCKSNHLDYFVIGKGSNCLFSDLGFRGLVIINKIDFMEVKKNRFRVGAGYSFSLLGSQTARLGFSGLEFAAGIPASVGGAVFMNAGANGKEVCESLESVEYVSNDGDVRVFEKDELTFGYRKSSFQEMRGVIVAATFKLEECKLARGRQLEIIQYRKKTQPLNEPSAGCVFQNPKGQKEESCLSAGKLIEMSELKGISLGGVKVSEKHANFIVNTGSGSAQDVLRLVQLIKSQVKEKMGIELREEIRLIGEKIEF is encoded by the coding sequence ATGATTTCTTACGATGATTTTAAAAAGAATGAACTGCTTTCAAAGGTTTCTACTTTTCGTCTGGGTGGACCTGCAGACTATTGTATAGAGGCAAGAGACATCGAGACTCTCATACAAGTATTACATTTTTGTAAAAGCAATCATTTAGATTATTTTGTTATTGGAAAGGGTTCTAACTGTCTTTTCAGTGATCTTGGTTTTCGTGGTCTAGTTATTATCAATAAAATCGATTTCATGGAAGTTAAGAAAAATCGGTTTCGAGTGGGAGCGGGTTATAGTTTTTCTTTACTGGGCTCTCAGACAGCTCGTCTTGGATTTTCGGGGCTAGAGTTTGCTGCGGGTATACCGGCATCTGTAGGTGGAGCCGTTTTTATGAATGCGGGAGCAAATGGAAAGGAAGTGTGTGAGTCATTAGAAAGTGTCGAGTATGTCTCAAATGATGGAGATGTTCGAGTTTTTGAAAAAGATGAGCTTACATTTGGTTATCGAAAATCTTCTTTTCAAGAGATGAGAGGTGTAATTGTTGCAGCAACATTTAAGTTGGAAGAATGTAAGTTAGCAAGAGGCAGGCAATTAGAGATTATTCAATACCGAAAGAAAACCCAGCCTTTAAATGAGCCCTCAGCAGGATGTGTTTTTCAAAATCCTAAAGGCCAGAAAGAAGAGAGTTGCCTTTCTGCAGGCAAACTCATTGAAATGTCTGAGCTAAAGGGGATTTCACTAGGTGGTGTAAAGGTTTCTGAAAAGCATGCCAATTTTATTGTAAATACGGGGTCTGGTAGTGCTCAAGATGTTCTTAGGCTTGTTCAGCTTATAAAATCGCAAGTTAAAGAAAAGATGGGCATTGAACTAAGAGAAGAGATTCGCTTAATTGGAGAAAAAATTGAATTTTAA
- a CDS encoding PHP domain-containing protein — MNFKADLHCHTTCSDGSMTPKELLYHAKKCGLSALSITDHDTIQAYQEALLVALELNIEMVSGVEFSSHYKNYSVHILGYAFSLDNKEIDAFCSKHHERRNKRNLVILDKLAKRGMSITEDELIINPEMPPHSVGRPHIAQALLRKGYVRTIREAFNKYIGEGCPCYAEGEYFSAEETIDYIHHSGGLAVIAHPHLIGDVSVIQALTSMNFDGIEVYYARFSESEVAGWLRLAHSKNWLATGGSDFHGSVKPNIALGSSWAPEETFRVLQAHYRRHKNNTLGALE, encoded by the coding sequence TTGAATTTTAAAGCAGATCTACATTGTCACACAACATGTTCAGATGGTTCTATGACGCCAAAAGAATTGTTGTATCATGCAAAAAAATGTGGACTTTCTGCTCTTTCCATTACAGATCATGACACAATCCAAGCTTATCAAGAAGCGCTTCTTGTGGCTTTGGAACTGAATATAGAAATGGTTTCAGGAGTAGAATTTTCTTCGCATTACAAGAATTATTCCGTGCATATTTTAGGCTATGCCTTTTCACTTGATAACAAAGAAATAGATGCTTTTTGTTCTAAACATCATGAAAGAAGGAATAAGAGAAATCTGGTTATTTTGGATAAACTAGCAAAACGCGGGATGTCTATTACAGAAGATGAACTTATAATTAATCCCGAAATGCCACCACATTCCGTTGGAAGGCCTCATATAGCGCAAGCGCTTTTGAGAAAGGGTTATGTTAGAACTATTCGTGAGGCATTTAATAAATATATCGGAGAAGGGTGTCCTTGCTATGCTGAAGGAGAATATTTTAGCGCAGAGGAGACTATAGATTATATTCATCATTCTGGTGGTCTTGCAGTGATTGCTCATCCACACTTAATTGGGGATGTGTCTGTTATTCAAGCTTTGACTTCAATGAATTTTGATGGTATTGAAGTTTATTATGCAAGATTTTCTGAAAGCGAGGTGGCAGGTTGGCTTCGTCTGGCTCATTCTAAAAATTGGCTCGCTACCGGTGGCTCCGACTTTCATGGAAGCGTAAAACCAAACATTGCTCTTGGCTCATCATGGGCCCCAGAAGAGACCTTTAGGGTTTTGCAAGCTCATTACAGGCGACATAAGAACAATACGCTTGGGGCTTTAGAATAG
- a CDS encoding class I SAM-dependent methyltransferase, whose translation MKFSHLSFAHSYWTSHLYIGASVIDATCGNGHDALFIAKKILNNTQGSLYIFDIQESAINQAKTHLSSHLDKESYKRVHFYKQCHSNFPNELQEKSIDLIVYNLGYLPGGNKSITTTKETTLISLERSLKLIKPLGLISITCYPGHLEGEKEEELLLTWAKSLDPLNWSASFHKRINYSKAPSVLFLCRL comes from the coding sequence ATGAAATTTTCCCATCTTTCATTTGCGCACTCTTATTGGACGTCTCACCTATATATCGGGGCATCTGTGATCGATGCAACCTGTGGCAATGGCCACGATGCGCTTTTCATTGCCAAAAAAATTCTAAACAATACTCAAGGGTCGCTTTATATTTTTGATATCCAAGAATCAGCTATCAACCAAGCAAAAACGCATCTCTCTTCTCACTTAGACAAGGAAAGTTATAAGCGAGTGCACTTTTACAAACAATGTCACTCTAACTTTCCAAATGAACTTCAAGAAAAATCTATAGATCTTATAGTGTATAATCTTGGCTACCTTCCGGGGGGCAATAAATCCATTACAACTACAAAAGAAACCACACTTATAAGCCTAGAACGTTCTTTAAAACTCATTAAACCCTTAGGGCTTATAAGTATTACTTGTTATCCTGGGCATCTTGAGGGGGAAAAAGAAGAAGAGCTTTTACTCACTTGGGCAAAAAGTTTAGACCCTCTTAATTGGTCAGCCTCTTTTCATAAACGCATTAACTATTCTAAAGCCCCAAGCGTATTGTTCTTATGTCGCCTGTAA
- a CDS encoding methyltransferase domain-containing protein has product MLLQSPSFKSVVVNTNPSESLSKNRLSNLYSPHFLRSLEFIYGSEGMISSGGTELIDTMLANIELEGKKILDVGCGLGGVDVYLAKKNDVEITGVDFEPYMILCAEKLLERHRGYLKGKVFFQTLNNRISLKEFSADTFDLVFCKQMFAHLSVLDRQAYLEEMHRVLKPGGRIVTEDWLARSLDLTEFLKKALAIDSAKDDVHIDNGFCYLITPQKYQELIKRAKFKDVIYTDISDKQIVYTQRDIERIKSAKEKFSSELGSDAYDFRVNAWSHFIRAMEHDEILSGIFTAIK; this is encoded by the coding sequence ATGTTACTTCAATCGCCTAGTTTTAAGTCAGTAGTTGTAAATACAAATCCGAGCGAGTCTCTTAGCAAAAATCGGTTATCTAATCTGTATTCTCCTCATTTTTTACGCTCCTTAGAGTTTATATATGGAAGTGAGGGTATGATCTCTTCAGGAGGGACAGAACTTATAGATACTATGCTTGCAAATATTGAGCTTGAAGGCAAGAAAATATTAGATGTGGGTTGTGGGCTGGGTGGTGTGGATGTTTATTTGGCAAAAAAAAATGATGTAGAAATAACAGGAGTAGATTTCGAACCTTACATGATTTTGTGTGCGGAGAAATTATTAGAAAGGCATAGAGGGTATTTGAAGGGAAAAGTTTTTTTTCAAACTTTAAATAATCGTATTAGTCTTAAGGAATTCTCTGCAGATACTTTTGACCTTGTTTTTTGTAAGCAAATGTTTGCTCACTTGTCTGTTTTGGATAGACAAGCGTATTTAGAAGAAATGCATCGTGTGTTAAAACCAGGTGGAAGAATTGTAACAGAGGATTGGTTAGCACGCTCGCTTGATCTTACTGAATTTCTGAAAAAAGCCTTGGCTATTGACTCTGCAAAAGATGATGTACACATTGATAATGGATTTTGCTACCTAATTACTCCGCAAAAATATCAAGAACTAATTAAGCGTGCTAAGTTCAAGGATGTTATTTACACAGATATTTCTGATAAGCAAATTGTTTATACGCAAAGAGATATTGAGCGTATTAAAAGTGCTAAAGAAAAATTTTCTTCAGAGCTTGGTAGTGATGCTTATGATTTTAGAGTGAATGCATGGAGTCATTTTATTAGGGCTATGGAGCATGATGAAATTCTTTCTGGGATTTTTACAGCTATCAAATAA